From the Rhizobium sp. NZLR1 genome, the window CGGCCGTAGGAGGCGGCGCACCCGCTGACAGACAAGATTGACTGTTGGAACCTTTGCGGACGGGCCGAAACGAAGTGGAGGACGGCTTGGCCGTTGCGACGTCCATCTCCGGCGACGCTAGACCGCTCACCGGGACGAAAGAAGGGGCTCACGCCCCTTCGGTTCAATCGAAAGCCGACATCTGCAGCGAGGCGGCCTTCTGGTCGATCGACGGCGCCGTGACCGTGGAACCGGTGCGTTCATAGGGTTTCCAGGTTTCGCCGGTGATATCTTCGTAGGCCGAGACGGCACCTTCGGCGGCCATGCGCAGCACGTGGGCCTGCAGCCCCGTGTCGGCGGCGAACTCGCGCTTGCGCTGCGCCCGGCTGTCGAAGCCGACGGGACCGTCGAGATCCTCGTTGCGATCGTCGTTGGAGAGCTTGGTGGTCAGGTCCCGCGCCTCGGTGACCGCCCGGCTGTAGAACTGCCCGGCGCCGTGAGCCGAGCCGACGAAGGAGCCGACGATGCGCTGCATGTGGATCTGCATGGCCTTTTCGGCGAGACCTTCCTTCAGCGCGTCGGCGCTGTCGATGAGCTGGCTGCGGTGAAGCTCGCGGATGCCGTCGCTGTCGACGATGGCAAGGCCGAAGCTTTCGCAGATGCGGCTCGCCTGGGGTGCGTCGGGGCAGGCATGGCGGACCATGTCGAGGGTGGTGGCGCGTTGTGCGGCGGGGCCGGTCTTGGAGGAGCGGTTGAGCGATGTCATGATCGATGTCCTTGTGCGTGGTTGAGCGAAGCCCGGGTCTGCCGCTTTCCGGCACTTCCCCTCGGGTGCGGTCGACACGAACCGGGCAAGCGGCCTGGCCCAAGGTCAGGGCGATGCGATCGAGCAGGGTGGGGTTGCGGGGGATGCGGGCCGCAGCGCGGGCTGCAGCAAACGCGGCTCCGCCTTGAGAAGAGCGCGTCGCTCCTGCCGCCACGCGGCGCGGAACGCGGCCTTTGACCAGGTCGCGACCGGTTCAGACCGCAGCAAACCCGAGGACTGAGCCGGAAGCTGCTCGACCTCTTGGCCAAACACCGCACGGCGTCGCGCATGTCCGCCACCACGCTTTCGACCGCGTCCACGAACAACCGGCAGACGATCGGTCCGCCGACGGTTTCCCTACGCACAGGTCGAGATCTCAGTGCGGTTCGACCGGCTCGTCCTGCAAAACGCGCTTCATGGTCCAGGCTATCGCCGCCGCAACGCATGAAGATCTTCGGAAGACAAATCGGCCCTGCACCAGCATCGTCTGGAGCCGACGCTTCCATCGGTCGCCGGCTCTCATCTGCGTCGGCCTCAGGCGTTGGCCGGTCCTGGCAGGCCGAGCGCCCTTTGCGGTTCGCCTCGGCATCTCGCGCCTCGGTCCAGCCGACGAAGCTCGACGGTCCGGCATATCGCCGGTCACGCGCCTCGTCGATGACGAAGCCGAACGCGCCGATGTCGTAGAGCGCCTCGTCGACCAGGTAGCGCCGTTGTTCGTCCGCCGGTGCGCGGCAACCGGTCGACCGCCTGCCACCGAGCATGGCGATGCATTCAACGAAGCCAGGATGTTGCCTGGACTGGATGGCCGAGACCACCACCCATCGGTTGGCGTTGTCGCGGTCGAAGCGGCTGCGGTCCTTGGCGCGGGACTGGCCGGGTTGGAGAACCTGACCGTGTCTTGCTTCCCATGCCTCCGGGTAAACATCGCGCAAGATGTCGTCGGCCTGGCGCTTCTCGAAATCGGTAAAGAGGTTGGGATAAGTGGCCGCCACAGCAACCCAGGCGCAATCCTCCTCATAGAAACCGTCATCGGTGCGCAAACCCGGCGCAATGAGCCTGTTACGGTCTGGCGAGAGCGCAAATCCGCCGTGGCTTGCGGTGCTGTGGGCGACGATGCCGGGAGCATAAAGCACCGCGTGTTGCGATTGGCCCCACGGCGTCGAAGTCCGAACCGAGACTGTCCGGCGATTGAGATCAGCCAGCTGAGCGACATGGGTCGCCCATTCCTCGACTGTGCGCCGGAAGCCGGCCTCGTCGACGGGATCGGTTCGCCGGTCGTGAAAATCGGCGATCGTCCAATCCTCGATCGGTCGTTTCAGGGCCCAGGCCTTGACGAGGTGGTAGCCGGGCTCAGACGGGACCATGGCGAAGGCCTGATCACCAACCAGAGCCGCGAATAGTCCGTCGCGGGTTTTTCCATAAAGGGGAGATGTTGCGGACATTGTCTGCTCCTGTCCATGGATTGAAATGAAAACGCCGCCGGCAAGCCGGCGGCAGAGGGTGGACATTGGGTGGCGATGTTATTCGGCCGCCTCGCGGAAATCGTCGGCACCGTCGGCGCCGCTGCGGTCAGACGCCGGAGCCTCGTCCTCTGTCACCGGGGCTGTCTCGTCATCCTCCTCCTCGAGGTTGGATGTCGCGGACGTGAAGCGGCTCGCCCAGGCCAAGACCTCGGCGGCGTCTGGCGCGATCGCTGCTGCCGGCAGAACAAGGCGGTCGTCTGCGAAATGTTCGACCACGGCGGCGCGGGTGTCCTTGACCTTGACGCGGCCAGCCACCCCGGCGGTTTCCGCGACGGCCTCCAGTGCCGTGCGCGACAGGCATGAGAGAAACTCCTCGCTCGCCATGCTGGTCAGAAACTGATCAGCGCCGATGGCATCGCCGGCGATACGGGCAACCATTCCGCTATCGGATCGGTTGCGGCGAAGCGACAGGACCTCGATCAGAACCGAGCGTGCGACCTGGCCAAGGGTTTCGCGATCGAAGGAGAGCTTGCCATCCTCATCGACCAGCCGCACCGCATGTGGAGCGCATTTGGCATGACCGTAGGGATTGTCGGATGCGCCGCTGGCGATCGTGACGTTCTGGCCGGTCAGAGCAAGGACGAGCAGCGCCGTCAGTGTGTCATTCTCGATGGGTGCACGCGCAAGCGCCTCGTGAAGGGCATCCGTGCGCAGATCGCCGACCATGTCGAGACCCTTCTGGGTGACGTCGGGACGGGCCTTGGGCGCTTCGAGGTCTTCGACGACCGTATCCACACCGTCGGCATCCTTGACCACCTTCGGCTTCTTGGCTTCAGGCATGCGATAGGCCACGGATTGCACCGACCCGTCGCGGGCATTGATGTACCAGCCGGTCAGATCGCCCTTGCCGGGCTTGCCGTAGACCTGTTGCGCCTTGGCCGGCAGCTTGGCCTGGCCGTATTCATTGGCCTCGATGATCGCACCGCGCTTGGGCAGGTTATTCGACAGCCACTCCTGTTGGGCGCCGAGAAACGCCTCGATATCGGTCGTATAGCGGCTGTCCTCATCGGCCGGCGCAAACAGGTCCTCGACCCAGGTGATGCCATAGGCCTGTGCGAGGTCGTCACCGAAGCTGGCATGCTTGGCGAGCATCCGGGTGCGGGTCAGTGCGCGGGCGACCTCCCACCACGATACCTGCGGCTCCTGCTTCTTCGGCTTGTACTTTTTCCAGACCTCAGCCTGCTCGTCCTGGCCGGCGGCGGCGATGGTGCGCAGCTGCTGCTCATTCGGCATATCGCCGCGAGCCATGTGATCGAGCATGGCGGGCAGGATATTGGCGAGCAGCCGCAGCTTGCGAAGCTGTCGCGCCGGGAGAGCCAGAGCAAGCGCGATCGATTCCTCGGTCCAGCCAAGAGCAACCAGGCGTTCGATCGCGCGCCATTGATCGACTGGGTTCAGCGGTTCACGGGCGATGTTTTCCGCGAACGACTGCATGGCGCCGAGATCGTCTCCGGGATCGGCAACCAGGACCGGGATTTCGGTGAGCTCGGCGGCAACGGCCTGAGCCGCGCGACGGTGACCGAAGACGATGATGTAGCTGTTGCCGCCTTCTGGATCGAGCTTGACGACTGGTGGCTGCACCACGCCGATCGCTCTGATCGAGGCGCAAAGTAGCGCATCGGACTGCGGAGAGGATTTAGATTGGCGCGCTTTGTCGGGATTGTCCTTCAGGCTGCGCGGATCGACTGTCATCAGTTCCATGGGAAGGTCCTTTGTCGGTTGGCGGGCGGACGGACTGTCCTTGCCCTCTCGTCTTCTTCTCGAAGACATCCCCCGAACCGCAGGACCGTCCTGCGGCTGCAACTGCGCCGGAGGGGACCTGGCTTGCGAACAAGCGAGGCACACTTGCCTTGCGCGGAGAGCGGGCCCGGTCTGGCGATCGGGGCGATTGAGGGAACCGTCAGCCACTGGTCGGTCCTGCGAATGGTGGCCCCTTCCCCTTCCCTTCCCTTCCCTTCCCCTCCCTTTCCTGTTCTCGCTTCCTATCCCTTCTTAAGGCCCTCCCCTTCCCTGCCCCGACAGCCGCCCCTCATCCATCCACGAGGCCGGGTCACCTCATTTTAAGCAATTGCTGGTGAACTCGAGGCATGACAAAGCCGCCACTCCAGCCATCCCAGCCGCTCTTGCGGAAAACCGAAGCGCCGGTCCGGTCGCGCCCGCGCAGACCGCGCGATCCGGCCCAGCCGCAATTGCCGTTCGACCCGATGCCCGATCGCATCGAACCATGCCTGGCACTCCTGAAGGCGAAACCACCGCGCGGGCCGGATTGGCTTTTCGAGGTCAAATGGGACGGATACCGGGTGGCGGTCCATATCAGGCCGAACGATGTCCGGATCATCACCCGCGGCGGACACGATTGGACCGATCGGTTTCCGGCGATCGCGGATGCGGCCCGCACGATCAGTGTCGGCACGGCCATCCTTGATGGAGAAGCCGTGGTTCTGGATGCGCAGGGCCGTTCCGATTTCGGCGCGCTACAGCGCTCGCTCGGAGGTCGGGGCGGCAAACAAGCCTCCGGCGAGGCGATCCTCTACGCATTTGACTTGTTGTATTTCGACGGTCACGACCTCACCCGCATGGAGCTGTCCGGGCGGCGGCACCTGCTGGAAGACTTGATCAATGAAGGCGACGGGCCGATCCGCCTGTCGCAGAACGTCGAAGCCGATGGAGACGCGCTGCTGGCTGCGGCCTGCGCGCATGGGCTGGAGGGCATCATCGCCAAGCACCGCGACAGCACCTACCGCTCGGGTCGGCTCGGCGACTGGCTGAAGGTCAAATGCATTCAGAGCGAAAGCTTTGTGATTATCGGATACGAGCCGTCCGCTGCGGCACGCGGCGGGATCGGCAGCCTGTTGCTTGGGGCCCATCAGGGCGACGCGTTCGTCCATGTCGGTTCGGTCGGGACCGGCTTCAAAGAGAAAGATGCTATCGAACTGCGCCGGATGCTGGACACGCTGAAAACCGAACGTGCTCCTGTTGCGGTCGACAAAAAGGGTGTCGTCTTTGTTCAACCGACATTGATTGCCGAGATCGAATATCGAGCATGGACCGACGATGGCAAGTTACGGCATGCCTCATATAAGGGCCTGCGGGAACTGCAGGACAACGCGGCGATCTACAAACTCGGCGAGTAGCGCCGGAAGGCTCAAAACGAAAAGGCGCTCGACCCTTTCGGGGAGCGCCTTTTCTGACCCGGACAGCTTCGAACGCGCGGCAATCGCCACTGTGAGGCAAACCATCGAAACGGGTGATGACCGTTAGATGTGCATCGTCTGACCCCGTTTCAAGTGACGGCTAAGATGCCGCCATTCATGCGGCCTGCTGGCTATCCTCCCCTAATTCATCGGCGGTCGCCGCAAGATCCCTTTCGATCTCGTCCAGTTGGCTCAGCTTGAGTTCGAGCTCGGCTTCGAACGAGAAGATGTCCCCAAGACGCGGAGTATAGGAGGCGAGCCGTCGCTTGGCATCGAAGAGACGATTGCGATGGCTCTCGCGCTCGTGTTCGAACCCGCCAAGTGCGTGCTCGAGCCGGGAGATAGCGCCAATCGGTGCGGTTGTGACGGACAGCTCGATTTCGTAGTTCCCCCCGGTGCGGCAAAGCAGGGTCTCGTAGCGGTAGCCATCCTTGCCGAACCGTTCGCCCTGATAGGCGAGCTCGAACCCACCGATCCTTGCAATGCTCATCTCTCCTGGCCTCTGCAGCTGGACCAGCGTCAGGATCTCCTTCATCAGTGCGCGGCCCGCTAGCTTGCGCTCGGTGAATATTTCGCCGCCAACTTGCATGATGAAGGCATCGCCGGATGTCGGGATCAGCCGCTCGATGTCGGTGGCCGTATCCTTAATCCGCTGCGTCGAGGTGTCGATCTCGCGCTCGGCCTCGCGGATCTGTCGCCGGATCGCATGCTGATCGTCGATATGGGCGGCGCGCAACCGGTCAAGGCGGGCAATCTCCGCTTCGAGTCCTGCCTTTTGCATCAGCCGTTCGTCGCCGGACGCAATCGCCTTTGCCATAGCAAACTGGTTCGCCTGTCCCTCCCCCATATCTTCCAGCCGACGCACACTCGTGTCGCCGGACAGGGCTGCCGCGATGAACCGGGCCTTGCGCTCGTTGTTCTGCCACATGGTGGCGTCGAGGCTCCCAAGCGTCGCATAGGCAAAGACATCCACCTCGTCATGCTGATTGCCCTGGCGAACGATACGGCCTTCGCGCTGCTCGATCTGCGATGGCAACCACGGTACGTCGAGATGATGCAAAGCTTTCAATCGGGCCTGAACATTGACGCCAGTGCCCATAGTTTCGGACGAACCGATCAGCAAGCGGACTTTGCCGGCATTGAAGTCGTTGAACAGCCGCTGCTTGGCATCCGACTTCTTGTAATCCTGCATAAACGCGATTTCGGAAGCCGGCATGCCCAGGCGAACGAGCTCATCTCGGATCCATCTGTAGGCGGAAAAGCCGCGCGTGGTTTCGACCGAGATCGTGCCCAGATCGGAGAAGATCAGCTGGCCGGCGCCCGGCCGGTCAAACGGCTTGCCGTCCTTGCGGCGATATTCCGCCTTTCCCGTCTCCTGCCAGATCCGATAGGTGTTCCTGACAAGCGCATTCAGCTTGTTTGCTGCCTCATTGCCCATGGCCTGATCCACCAGCCGCAGATCGATGGCTGCATGGCGGCCGTCCGTTATCACCGAAAGCAGGATGTCGTCACCCGGCTTTGCCGGCCCGTCGCGCATCTCGATTGCCTTGATCCGCGCGTCCAACTGCTTCTGGTAAGCCTTGAACGCCAGCGTCGGCTCGGCGGTGACGATCTGGCGCTTGCCGCCGGAGATCTCCGGCACCTTCACATAGGTTCTGAGATCGGCCGGCAGCACGACATCGGCAAAGGAGCGGAACATGGCGATCAGTTCCGGCACGTTGACAAATTGGCTGAACCGGGTGACCGGCTTATACTTGCCCGAAGGCTGCAATTCGAGCTCGGTGGCGGTGTCGCCGAAGGTCGAGGCCCAGGCATCGAACTCGTGCAGACCGCGCCCGGAGAGCGCTGTCGGATCCATCATCCGCTGCACTGAGAACATTTCGCCAAGCGTGTTGGTGATCGGCGTACCTGAGGCCAGCACCAGCGCCCTGCCCGGGTTCTTCGTCTCAATGAAGTTGGATTTGACGAACAGGTCCCAGGCGCGCTGCGAGCCGTTCGGATCGACGCCGCGCAATGTCGACATGTTGGTGGCAAAGGTCAGCTTGCGGAACTCCTGCGCTTCGTCGACGATGATCTGATCGATGCCAAGCTCGGAGATGGTCAGTAGATCGTCCTTGCGGGTCGAGAGCGCTTCTAGGCGCTCCTTGTGGCCTTCCTTCATGCGCTCGATGCGCTTGCGCGACAGCCGGTCATCTCGCTCGACCTTGGTGAGCAGTTCCTCGTAGAGTTCCAACTCGTCCTGAATCATCTGCGCTTCAAACACCGAGGGCACCGAAATGAAGCGAAAGGCGGAATGGGTGATGATGATGGCATCCCAGTTGGCGGTCGCGGCCCGCGACAGGAAGCGGTGGCGCTTCTCCCTGACGAAATTGGTCTCGTCGGCGACCAGGATACGGGCATTGGGATAGAGCGCCAGAAACTCTCGGGCAGCCTGCGCCAGGCAATGCCCGGGCACGACCAGCATCGCCTTGTTGATCAGCCCGAGCCGGCGCTGTTCCATGATCGCGGCGGCCATGGTCAGTGTCTTGCCTGCTCCAACCGCATGCGCGAGATAGGTGGCGCCGGCGGAAATGATCCGCCAAATGCCGCGCTTCTGATGGCCGTACAAAGAAAAGGCGCCAGAGGCGCCGGGAAGTTGGAGATGATCGCCGTTGAAGGATCGCGGCGCAATATTGTTAAACGTGTCGTTATAGACCCGCGCCAGCCGGCCGGTCCGATCTGGGTCGGACCAGATCCATGACTGGAAGGCCGTCTTGATCTTGGAGAGCTTTTCCTTGGCCGCTTCCGTCTCCGCGGTGTTCAGCACCCGACGCTCGGTCTCGCCGTCGCGGATCGTGTCGAAGATCTGCGGCACGGACGAGTTCAAGGCGTCGGACAGAAGCTGGCCGGCATGGCGGCGGTGCGTTCCCCAGTCCGTGGTACCAGCCGCCGACCACTCCAGCTGCCGGGCATTGACCGTCCAGGTCGCCAGTTCCGGCAAATGATGGATAGAGATTTCTGCCTCCATCGTCTCTCTGACGAACGCGACGACATCGTCGGAGGGGATCCAAGGGGCGCCCAACCGTGCGGTGATATCCGAGGGCCTGAGATCGGCAGGTTGGACGCGCTCCAGCGCCGTCACGTTTCGCGCAAAGGCGGGATCGAGCTTGGTGGCAGCTCGGGCAAAAGTGAGCTTCGATCGGACCGCGCCGGATAGGTAGGCATCAGCCATCTGCCATGAACCATCCGACGGATCGCGGAAAATCGCCTCGCCCAATTCCTCGATCACCCCCTCCACGTCGCGGTGCAGCAGCTCGGCGATGTGATCTGGATCGACATGGCCTCTGTCGTTCAAAACCACGGCAAGCGCGTCGAGCGCAGAGGTGATCACCGGTGACGGCGCCGACGCGATCACCCGCTCGCTGAAGATCGGCCCGGGCTTGGCGGTGTTGGTTTCCAGATCGTAGTCTTCGATCGAGGCGACCAGCCAGCAATCGGGATCGTCGAGGAAAGGCGCAAGATTCGGCCGGCGATGGATCTCCCTGATCTCACCGGTTTCCGGGTCCTCCGATGTCGAGACGGAGGTAAAGTTGATTGGCCCGAACTCGCGCACAAAGCTCGACCAGGCGATGCGCAGCGTGACCTGCGCCTGGGTCCATGGCCGGTCGCGTTCCTGAAGCTTGAGGATGAGCCGGACCGCATCGCGGATCGGGATCAGCTTGCGGATAATGAGTGCATGCTTGGCAAAAATGCCATCGGTGCTCTTGCCCTTTCTGACATTAACCGGAACAGCGACGCCGTCCACGACCTGCATCAAGGCTGTCGCCTTACCGATGAAATAGCTGCCTTCGCGAACTTGTCTGTCGGCGGCCCGCTCGGCCATCGCTTCCGCCACCTCATCCTCAAGTTCGGAATCGAAGGTGGACGGCTCGCCGTCATAGATGTCCGCAGGAAGCCCTTCGATGGCATCGTTCAAGATCGTTTCGAGATCGCCACCTATCGGCCGGCATGTGTAGGTCTCGCCGAAAGGTCCCGAGGTGATCGCATGGCGCCCCAGCACCATGTCGGGATGATCGACGAACCATCTGTTGATACGGACGCTACCGCCCTCGCCCTCCAGTCCAACATCCGCAAGATCAATCCAGCTGTCATTGCCGGCCTGCTCATCGGCATGACGCTTTCGGAAGAAGAGGATATCAACAACCACATCCGTGCCGGCGTCAGCCCGAAAACTGCCCTCGGGCAGGCGAAATGCTCCGACAAGATTGGCCATACCGGCAATGTATTCGCGAGCGCGGGCGGCTGCCTTGTCCATCGTGCCCGACGAGGTGACGAAGGCAGCAAGTCCTCCGGGCTTCAGCCGATCCATCGCCTTGGCTATGAAATAGTCATGCAGCCGGAGACCGAGGGACCGGAAGTCCGGATCACTCCTCACTGTCCGATCCGAAAACGGCGGATTGCCAATCGCCAGATCGAAAGACGCCGGCAACTCGGTCTGTGCGAAATCGCCGTTGAGTATTCTGGCCTGCGGCTGCAGCAGGCCCACGATCCGGGCAGTGACTGGATCGAGCTCTACCCCGGTGACGTGGCTGCGCGCCGAGATTGCCTCCGGCATCAGCGCCGGAAACAGCCCTGTGCCGATTCCGGGTTCGAGGATGCGGCCGCCGTCAAAACCCAACTTCGCAAGCCCGGCCCAGATAGCCCGCACAATGAATTCCGGCGTGAAATGTGCATATTGGGTGCAGCGGGCAAGCGATGCATAGTCGGCCGCATTGACCGAGGCTTCCAGGCTTTCACCAAGCTGCTCCCATCCGGCGCGGAAAGTTGCAGCACCCGGGCGCCGGAATATGCCGTTGGCCAAATCGGAGGCACCGAAGCCGGTAAATCGGATCAGCCTTGCCTGCTGATCGGGACGCGCCGGCAAGCTGGAGCGCTCGATCTCGTTGGCAAGCCGGATGGCGGCGATATTGTCGCGGGCCCGCTCCCGCCAGGTCTTGGCGAGGCCGCGCGATCCTTGGAGCCGGAAATTGACGTTAGGTCGCGTGATGGCCTTGGCTTGTTCTGGCGTGGCAGCCGGCTTTGCTGGTGGGTGGCATGTGGGTTCTGCAGCGCCCTCGCCACCACCCACGGCTGGCGAGAAGGCCGATCCGGCAATGTCGAAACCGGAAGACAGCGATGTTTTGCCAAAGAGGTCAAGGGTGAAGGGGTCGTCATGTGCCATGGGAAGCTCCTGTGTCGGAAAGGCGCGTCCGAACAGCCGGCTTGTCCGGAAAGCTGCTCGAGCGAGGATGAAATGAGGGCTTGGGAGAGGTTCAGGCTGCTGCGATCTCAGGCAGGTGCCGGAACTGGACGGGCAGCTTTGCGGCGACCTCAAGATCGGTCAGGTCGTCGAGCAGCTTCCAGATTTTTCCCTGCGTCGCGGAATAGACGATGACGATCCGGCGGCCGAGGAAGGCCGGCGTGAAGCGGAGATCTGCATAAGCGCGGAACTCTGTGCCAACAGTGCTCCAGATATGGTCGAGCCTTTCGGTGCGGCTCATGCATCGGGTGGGCGCGTTTTCCCGCGCGATGATCGCCGCGCGCATCTGGTTGATCGATGATGGGTCCGCAAGATCGCAATAGCCGTGGAAGTGCCGCAAACCGCCGTTCAGCCGCAAGGCAAAAAAGACGCTAGCGACGCGGGCGGCGACGAACTCGCACATGGCGAAAGTGTCGCCGCGATAAAAGAGCGGCGGCAGGATTTCGAACATACGGTCGTGGTCGCCCTCGCTGACCTCGAACCATTCGCCGATGTAGCGGCCGCCGGTCGCGCGGTGTCCGTCGGCAGGCGCCTGGGCATGGCGGTTAAAGAGGGAGTACATCTGCTGGCGCGTGGCGACGCCTTCGAGGACCTTGCGCGGTTCGGACGAAATATTTTGAAGATGAGACATGAGCTGCTCCTTTTGAGGGTTGCGGCTGAAAGGACGCCAATCGACCTCCTCTTCAGTCCTTTGATCACCCCTCCCCGCTCGCCGCCTCGCGGGCGCCGTGTCAGGGGCCGCCGTACGCCGGGCGCAGCTTTACCCTTGACCCGGCAGCGCGCGCATGCGGCAGGTCTTCCTCCTGTCGTCTTTCCTTTAGTTCCTCGTTCCAATCGATCGCGTTTGGTCTCAGCCGGACGAAATCGCCGCCGAGGCGATCAGCGATCTGCCTTAAACGATCGGCGTAGGCCTCGCCTTGCGGGTCGGCGTCAGTGGCGGCAACCAGCATCGCTCTTAGCGCAATCGTTTCGATGGCCCGGGCGGTCGATGGCGACCACCCTCCCCCGGTGCTGGCATAGAGCGTGTCGGGTCGGATATCCTCAAGGGCGGCTAGACTGAGGGCATCGATGGCCGCCTCGGTAATGCACACGCGGGTCGCAACCTTACCGCCGAGGCGAAACAGAGTCTTCGATCCACCGGTTGAAAAGCCGCGCCATTGCGGCCCGCGTTCCTCCCAACCGGATAGCGTGCCTGCTTCGTCGTGGTGGGCAAACCAGGCACTGCCCTGCGGGCCCTGCCTGACGATGCCCGTTTCGGCAACGCGCCGCAGCAGCTGCCATGGCAGCGCGCGCGTATCGTGCAGATAGCGCCAGGCCGGTGACAGCCGGAAGAGCCTTGGCCGCCGTTCCCATGTATCCCCGACGGATAGCACGGCCGGGCGTGCCCCGATCCGTCTTGGGGCCGGCATGAGGTCCACTCCTGCGAGGCGGCCAACACGCGCGATCGACGCATTGAACGGAATCTTCTCCAGGAAGACCGCAAGCGCAAACACGTCCCCCTTTTCATCCGAAAGAGGATCAAACCAGCCGGCCCCGCCATGGGTGACGATGACGATCTCGCCGCGCCGGCGGAATTTGACGGCGCGGCGGGAGCTCTCGCGGGCGTCGAGGGCGAACCCCGCATCCACCAATACGGCCCCGCAAGACACGCGCTCGCGCAGTTCTTCGATCTTCTGCCTGTCCATTGTCTTCTCCTTGTTTCTGGCCTTTCGATACGAGAGGGCCACAGCTTTGCCCGGCGCGAAGGCCTGGCGCCGCAAGGGCGCGGTTACAAACGGATCGGAATGGTTTTTGTCCGCGGCGAAGCTTCCCTTGCGGCGGCAGAGGTGCAAGCGCCCACCGCGTCAGGGATCAAAGCCCGTCAGGGGCAAGACTGGCACGGCCAGGCTTGCGCTGTGCGAGAGCCCGGGCCGACAGGCGACGCACGCGGCTGATTGCCGAGATCCGCAGTGGACTGTTTGGAAATGGCGCCTCGTCTAAAAGACGCATGCGCTGTCTCAGTCGGCAGACCACCCG encodes:
- a CDS encoding DUF3991 and toprim domain-containing protein — protein: MHLCRRKGSFAADKNHSDPFVTAPLRRQAFAPGKAVALSYRKARNKEKTMDRQKIEELRERVSCGAVLVDAGFALDARESSRRAVKFRRRGEIVIVTHGGAGWFDPLSDEKGDVFALAVFLEKIPFNASIARVGRLAGVDLMPAPRRIGARPAVLSVGDTWERRPRLFRLSPAWRYLHDTRALPWQLLRRVAETGIVRQGPQGSAWFAHHDEAGTLSGWEERGPQWRGFSTGGSKTLFRLGGKVATRVCITEAAIDALSLAALEDIRPDTLYASTGGGWSPSTARAIETIALRAMLVAATDADPQGEAYADRLRQIADRLGGDFVRLRPNAIDWNEELKERRQEEDLPHARAAGSRVKLRPAYGGP